From the Glycine max cultivar Williams 82 chromosome 11, Glycine_max_v4.0, whole genome shotgun sequence genome, the window ATGATGATCCACCAGTGGAGCACTTGTTTGATGGTCCACCACAGAATCCactcaaattttgacataacattttattatactattatgtTTGTAGTTGTACAATGGTGCGCAGTGACGGAAAAATGGAAAATCTCGCAAAATTGATAGtaatagtaaaaaaactaaaaatgtagTTAATGCTGTCAAACAATGATGTCTTgtcagttttttgttttgtcgGTGAATGTTGGTCTTGTCAGTTGTGTACTTGTGTAGTTGTGTTAAATGTTATTAAGTGCTGACGAGTATGagaatttttcaataaatatttataataaacattataaaatatacaacttaattttcttaaaaaaattcaacataattttgtgttttgattGCATTTCCAAACACACATTTAGCATGTGCTTGGGAACACATTAAAATCATAATGTATCACGCTATACGCATAAGTTACAATGAATAACTTCTACTAAGATGAATGATTTTAATGACTTGCTACACAATTTGTGTATGAAAGTGTTTTGAGTTCATGACAATGGAGCATTTCTCTCAGTTTCGAGATTCACGTCCATCAAGTGCATGTTGGTGactttgattcaattttttataaaaaaattatccgaatcaaatttaaaataataaaattgttttagttcaatttttatttaaaataaaatttgaatcaaaacaaggtttgattttattaaaatattaatttattcaaatttatattttctttcatcttttaaattaagttacattaaaaaaatttgacaacCACAACTAAAGAAACTTATTAATAttctaaatattatataataaaaatctgtcaaaatttatttattttaaatcaaatatatcttaaaaatcatctaaaaaagttatttatattGTATAAGTTTCATTATAAAACacaataaaatttaagtaatatatatataaaatatataacactaaaatacataaaattaaatcttgaaaattataattttctgacaattttttttaataattacataTCAAATGtggaaatcataatttttttaatctaagatataaaatttttattttctcaagaatcttagattaaaaaattatgattctcaTGTTTGAtatgtaattattaaaaaaaattgtcaaaaaattataatttttaagaattatttttatttcacttttcatcaaaaacattttcaaaaaggGAGACATAAATTTAACTTTGTCAAGTAGAGAAAAAGATTTAATTACGTATTTTATATGAATCCTTTAGAAACATATTAAGATTAATATAATGTATTTTACAGATTCTCAATAATCATAGTTTTATGAGTTGAATTAGATTCATTTGTCattattctctaaaaaaatatagaaaatgacaaaataagTTGTTAAATATGACTTATGAATtgctaaaaaaacaacattaagaaagtggtcatattaaaaaaataacaactcaaCCAGTCTCAGATccatttcatcatttttttttttaaaataatccattttatcatatttagaTGATTATGTTTGTGTTATCATTCTCAATCCGCAAACATATGTTGGCAAAAGGATGCACAGCATTGCTTATGTGTTGAGACCATGAACGCTGAAGCAAATCTAAGTATCTAACTACCACCCAAACATGTGCCAAATGCCAATCCAATGACTTGAATTCATTTTATCGGTACCAACTCTAACTTTGACTTGAATTTTCCGACTaagcatataatatatatatattcttgtccAATGATCATATATATTTCATTACGTAACacagaggaaaaaaaaaccacGACCAAGGGAAGAGTTAAAACCAGCAATTATTATATCCTATAgtgtatctaaaaaaattaattgggaAACTATAgccaaaattttattataacacTACGAGAACAAATTGCATGtataaactaaaagataaaagataaaagatgcattaagattttaatatattacggcaacaaattaaagaaaaagaaggtggaatttatttaatttcaacaaGGTAGTTTGAGATAATGACAAAGTCAATTACATTACAGCGTTCTTAATTTATAAGAGCCAAAGGcttcttaaataatattaataattaccaTCACAATGTTTTCATCACTTTTGAGTTTTCTTGCGGAGTTCTTTCACCCATTTGAAGCTCAGCATAGTCTTCCCAAATTTATTGTTCTTGCCTGAGCCATCCTTTCCCTTCTTGTCTTTGTCTGATGCAGGAGAAGGGTCTGGGTTGTTGTCCCATTGATCAgcccaggacatgccggaatcCATGTTTTTCgctttgtgttattttttatcagagaaaaatttactttttgCAATTTAGAGAAATATTTATACCTTCTTGTAGGATGTGATGGATCATTTCCTTTCCAATGAACCAATGAATATTTTTGGTAAAAAGTTAAGTTGGATGGTCTTATTTGGGACACACCTTATCTAAATTAAACTCGATggcatttaaatttatgttgtcCTTAAATTTCGATCACCTGTGTCATTGTGGATGGATGAATTAATTGCGTATCTATTTATGAAGTACGTAACTACACAACTCTATATAATTTTATGGTTGCactttttagattattttctcTTGACTAATAATAATACTGTATTGACCAAGTCTTATTGCAAGCATAAGTTCTTTCCTCCTTTATTTATCTTACATTCGTATGGAGGGCACCATGACATCACATTCTATGAATGTTGCTTTGAAGATGAAATATGACAACAAGTTGCCTCTAGTAAACCTTAAATACGAAATGTTCTGCCTGTTTAAATTGACaattagagaaatataataGAAACCAAAgggtagaaaggaaaaaaaaaaatgattccaTGGTTGAACTTGGTTACACCTGTTGCTTCTAATAAACCAGAGGAGCATTTGCTAGCACacactattaataaaaaaaatattgaaattcatgAAATTGAGAAGGTTTACTTCCCATTTAACATTATTTCTTTTGGGGAGGATACTCACTCACATTCtactattttattacttaaaaaattataatattatttttccctATCCAAAGATGCTAAGGTTAATATTTCAAGTCAAATATAATATCACGTGAATAAATCTCATACGTTAATTCAATAAAAACTCATTAAATTCAAGTTAAAATAATTCACATATTATgattttctcaaatttattttcttaaattcaagTTAAAGCTAGCCTCTTTTTTTAACTTAAGCTCTTAATTTGACCTTGTAatcctattttttaaagaatcaaTCCATCTCCtttgatgtgtaaaaacaaaagATGCGGTATGACTACTTCAGAATGGGAGAGCTAGCGCCATGCCCACCCCTCCTTTcccgttttttttttatataaaaaaataaacatatattcttttatatacaATACTCtcaataattttatgtatatcATTTAACTATTTTTACCACCAAAACATATTTGgtcaatatatatttcattgcATTGCAGGTGGATCAGTAGAAGTGAAAACCTTGTTAATTATAAGAATACTTGAATTCCAATATCCAACCTCCCAGGAAGCATATCCAGTATTCACTAACACCATGGAGGAAGTACTAAAACCATATCAAAATGAACTCTTGAATGAATTGCAAATCTCTATCATTTAGCTCACCTTATGAcgtgattttgtttttggtattaATCCATACTTGATGCCAATCAGCAACATTTTTGCTGATCTAATTTCAGAAGAAAATGTTCATTATTAGATTATCCTGAACAACATTAATTGGTATTTGATAAACAATACATGTATGCTAACTTTCTCTTGATAGTTgaaattaacaaaatgaaacTGTTCAATAGTGTTTCAATTTTACGCATAAGTCCTAACTTGGCAAAAACTTAATGCCATTACTTCAGAAAATAGAATTTAACAATTCTAACAGTCCCAGATAACCACATAACACAATATTACTACGTACATAAGTAGTAGAAAAGTGTCTCCACTCTCTAAATGGAAAATTAGCTTAGAATTAGAAGgtgctatttaaaaaaaaacaaatgaagtaAAATTCTACGTCAGACCCTCCTAAATTAACAAACAGGCCACTCAAATCCCATTTTATATTGCGAAGGGCTATGATCTAATTAGCATTGATGGTTGATTAGTTTTGCTACAAAATTGAACAAGTGCTAATAGAGGGATGATAAAAGTAATTAGCTACAATCGCATTAACATCTCATACGAGTTTTAAACTCGGATATATGTTAATGGAATACTATGACATGATACAATGGAGAAATAAAGTTGATCCAGTAgttgaaaggaagaaaaaaggaaaagaggagAGTCCgtgggaagagaaaaaataccATAGGTTCAAATCCCTCaaactcatattttaaaaaaaactaaaacatttatcaataaaaaaactataacatGATATGGCTTGTTACTTGTGTTATGTGGGAAGCTTTTTGGTTACTGGTAGTCTGGTAGAGCTTTCTTGTCAATGGGGTTAGGCTGCATTGGACTATTGCTTGTGGGTAAAGCATCCACACTAACAGGGAAGTTTACGTGAATCAGTGTGTGGTTGGGCAACAACTCTTGTGGGTTGTACAAATGGTTCTAATTAATGTGTCTGCTTCTATCAACTTAATTAGGATGGTTGAATATTAGATAAGGTGGTTCACCAGTTCCGTGGTTctttggtttttttaatttttatagaagGCCAAATATATGCCTAGCAGGTCCACAACGTAGGGACTCTATATAGGCTAACTCAACAAGGTATTCCACAGATTAATGAGTGAATAAATAAATGGCAAAGAAGTGATTAACCTTTCAATCGAGGCTGACAAAGAAATGAATGGGTGGCTTATATAATAGTAATTGGTTTGTTTTGGATAGGATCATGATTGAATGGGCCATTGCAGATCCAATCATCAACATGCTACCCTTTTAAATCTTGCAaggttaaaaagataaataactcattacccatttttattattaggaaGAACCAACCAATTAGATCCAATCacccatttttattattaaaagggTGGCTTATATAATAGTAGTTGGTTTGTTTTGGATAGGATCATGATT encodes:
- the LOC100810368 gene encoding uncharacterized protein yields the protein MDSGMSWADQWDNNPDPSPASDKDKKGKDGSGKNNKFGKTMLSFKWVKELRKKTQK